gcggagtcagggggtatggggagaaggcaggaacggagtactgattgagaatgatcagccatgatcacattgaatggcggtgctggctcgaagggccgaatggcctcctcctgcacctattgtctattgtctataagattagtcaagcatgatttccccttcgtaaatccatgctgactcggaacgatcctgttactgctatccaaatgctctgcaatttcgtcttttataattgactccagcatcttccccaccactgatgtcagactaactagtctataatttcctgttttctctctccctcctttcttgaaaagtgggataacattagctaccctccagtccacaggaactgatccggaatctatagaacaatggaaaatgatcaccaatgcgtccacgatttctcgagccacctccttaagtactctgggatgcagaccattaggccctggggatttatcagccttcagtcccatcagtctacctaataccatttcttgcctaatgtgaatttccttcagttccaccgtcaccctaggatctctggccacgagaacatctgggagattgtttgtatcttccttagtgaagacagatccaaagcaccagttcaactcgtctgccatttccttgttccccataataaattcccctgcttctgtcttcaagggacccacatttgccttgactatttttttcctcttcacatacctaaaaaagcttttactatcctcctttatattattggctagcttaccctcgtacctcatcttttctccccgtattgcctttttagttatcttctgttgctctttaaaagattcccaatcctctggcttcccactcttctaagcttttggtaagttgtaaaacatTGGGCCTAGGTGTGTGCATTAATGGGTTGATCTCCGGTGaacacggacgcggtgggccgaagggcctgtttccgcgctgtatcattaaagtctaaagtctatagtcTAAAAGTAATGTCTAAAGTCAACtgcccatttcccaccacagactctacccaacccgctgagttccttcggcAGCGTATTTGTTTACTGTTATTATACACCATTCATTCCTGGATAGCAACAGTGCTCAGTTAGTTGTTGGTGTGTCGAcagaaggaacagtagatgctggaatcttgcgtagaacacaaagtgccggagtatctcaatgggtcaggcagcatctctggagcacagggataggtgacgtttcgtgttggggCCCGTCTTCTAGTTGTTTGTGTAATGGAGTTTCCTGTAAGCAAACTGTTTACATGTGCATCTAGCTGATATGGAGATCGAATTCTGTCCACCTATTTATCAAAAGTGCACAGTAAGTAAAATTAACGATAACTAAATTGGGAGTATTAGATAAAATGTAGCATTTATAGTGTCACAgatacatacagcgtggaaacaggcccttcggaccaactttcccgtaccaaccaacatgtcccatctacactaaacccacctgtccgcgtttggcccatatccctctaaacctattctattcatgtactgtctaaatgtttcttaaatgtagcgatagtccctgtctcaactacctcctcgagcagctcattccatacaaccaccgccctttgtgtgtaaaaattacccctcaggttcctattaaacccttcctcccctcatcttaaacctatggcctcttgttcttgattgccctactgTGCGCTAGAGACTCAGATCCatctctctcatgattttgtacacctctataagatcttgtGGAGGATTTTCCTAACCTCAAAGCATTAaacagcacagctggtagagttgctgcctcacagcgtcagagacccgggtttgaccctgaccttgggtgctgtctgtacggtgtttgcacgcttacctgtgaccgcgtgggtttcccccgagttctccagtttcccaccacatccgaaagatgtgcagctttgcaaggtttgtaggttatttaatcttcgtaaattgcctctagtgtgtggggagtggatgcaaaagtgggacaacacagaGCTAGTGAGAACGGCTGATCAATGTAGATTTGATCGTCATAGATTCGATCTATGACGGAGATTCGGTGggcagtagactcgatgggctgaagggccatgctgtatctctaaactaaactaaatctcaccaCCCTCCACAAGTAACAATGGATAAAAAGGTAGAAAGTTGAAACAGATTTGGTCACTATTGAGTAAGATCATGAATGATCTTCTACCTTTGGTTCTTTCTTGTATGAAGCCCACATTCTGTGGTTCACTTAATATCTGCTGGCCTGTTTCTTGCAAATCCCatttgaaaacaaaatccaaacaCATTTGTGTCTAACAAGCTCCCCATACAAACTAGCATGTCATTGACCAAACAATCTGCTTTACTGATTTTGGTATATTGATAAATATTAGGTGGGATATTGAGTCAAAGAGTTAtaaagtacagaaacaggcctttcagcccaggataaccatgtcaaccaagatgcctacttgagctaatcccatttgcctacagcTACCCCATAACCCTTTCCTATGCATTGAGTTATAAGTTACCTTAAACCTTGGGCGGTACAGTGatacagtggtagagatgctgcctcacagcgccagggacccgggttcgaccctgactacgagtgctctctgtatggagtttgcacattctctctgtggctACAAGGGTTTCCTCcgcccaccttccaaagacatgcaggtttgtaggttaatttgcttctgcaaattgtaaattgtccctagatagATCTAGTGTTTAGCATTGAACTGGTGTacaggtaatcgctggtcggagcggactcggtggtccgaaggagaAGAAGAGTcctcacccaaaatgtcacctattcttttctccagcaaaatcagcatttttgtgtctatcttcagtggtccgaaggatctgtttccacgcggcATCtctaaaaactttaaaaaactatgccctttagtttaaAACTCCCCAaccctaggaaaaagactgactatCAACCCTATCTATGCTCCTCATCGATATACTAACactcttgtttatttgtttgtttgttcctgcactgcagccaaaacggtacatgatagcacgacaattttaggcccaccttactcattgtcgtccctttggtgctaatggaagaagtttcattgaaatcggtgttatatttttgaagttattcacattttgaagtttaaatctatgtcctagggagggagggaaggagagggagggagggagggggaggggaaagggggaggggagatggaggagaggggcaagggagggggagggaggggggagggggtgggagggggagggggaagggaggagggagaggaggagggagggagggggagggaggggggatggggaggtgggaaggggaggtggtgggggtggaggaagggggaggggaggggggggatgggggaggtgggaagggggtggaggaagggggaggggaggggggagtgggggaggggaggggggagtgggggagcagagggtgctgcaccaatgaaggagaggtttgggctcaacaggtccacttggtctaatgatTTTATAAATTTCCATGAAATCACTCCTCAGTCTTCTGCACTCGGTGGAAAAAAGtctcagcctatccagtctccccTTATAACTCATGTTACACCcttgtgaatattttctgcaccctCACGAACTTATACTGGAAAGAATATTAGTGCTTATAATGTATTGGATACAGTGTATAATTCCCCTCTTCTCGTTCAAAATGGCAAGAGTGGATCTTTCCCATCCACCCGAGAGGACAGGCCAAGCTCCAAACTATAAATGAGATTGCAGAGCCtaaagtgagaggggtaaagattaaaggggaggtgtggggcaagatttttacacagagggtggtgtgtgcctggatgagctgccaggggtggtggtggaggcagagttagatatgatagtggcatttatagattctagtttagtgtagtttagtttacagatgcagcgctgaaacaagcccttcggtccactaaaTCTGctccggccagtgatccccgcagagTAACGCGGGGATCACTTCATCacgccgaacaacatgccccatctacactaatcccacaagccagtcctatccatgtacctgtacaaatatctcttaaacgttatgatagtacctgcctcaactacctccactggcagctcgttccatacacccaccaccctttgtgtaaaaaagttacccctcaaattcctttaaaatctttcccccctcaccttaaacctatgtcctctggatctcgattccccttctccgggcaaaagactctgtgtatttaccAATGCCtcagtgtaatttagtttagtttagagacacggcacggaaaaaggcccttcgacccattgagtccatgccaatcatgaatcggtagttcacactagttctacattatcccacttccccatccacaccctacacaccaaGGATGATTAACAGAcaccaaattaacctgcaaatctacatgtctttgggaagctggaggaaaccggagcacccagagaaaatccacgctgtcACGAGGAAaatatgcaaattccacacagacagcaccggaagtcaggatggaacccgggtccctggctctgtgaggcagcagctctaccagctgtgtcactgtgctctcCTTTGTGTTTTTAATAGTCTGGCTCCTTGATCAGTTGAGGGAGGATGGTAGGGGGATTAAATGGCAGTTTAatagtaatctactattcttacactacaatcattgcactCTTGTGCCTGTGAATAGTAAAATCTTACTGAATTGGATGCAGAGCAAAGAATTTAACTGTATCTAGTTATgcaacaataaagtaccattgagccaGTACCATTGATGGAGATTCTGTGAGGGGCAGCATAAATATAAAGGACCAAATGATGTCCCTTCACATCTTAGAAGAAACTTCTTTtgataaaaaaaatctaaatgttattccctttatcctgtatctgtacattgtggacagctcAATCGTAGTCAAGTACAGACTCTCcgctgtttagcacgcaacaaaaaaaggttttcacttttCACGTGCcaataaattaaaactaaactagatgtaTTTCTTGAGTAAAGCAAAGGAGAAAGTAAATGGAAAAGTCACAGTTTAATATCACAATTAGAAAAATCCATGAAGCCttttaaattattaatatattaaGATTACAGAACAATGATCTGATATACAAAAGATATATACATTTTTCAGTAACATTGGAAGCATTTCAGACGGAAggcactgatgggactgaaacatTGTTCACTGGAACATGAGCTGCCTTGGATAGTTTACTGAAACACAAAGGTCTGgaacaactcaatgggtcaggcagcatctgtggagggaaatgagcagATGATGTTTTTATTGGTTCATaaatcttcttcagaccaaatccGAAAAAGGGTTCTGAATCAAAACATCGTCTTTCCATTCCCCCcatggatgctgccagacccgctgagttcctccagagctTCGTATTTTGCTCgagatttcagcatttgcagttccctgagtctccatggatagataattacaagctgatctgttcctctctcgtttgagagatacaacgcagaaacaggccctttgcttgtgtatggagtgatcgctaatcagagtggactcagtgggccaaagggcctgtttccacgctgtatctctgaggtcATAAGTCTAAAGGGTGCTACAATCTGTGAGGACGATGAGAATGTggctacatttttttttttaaatgggattaatgtaggtctGAAGTGGGCTGAAGATctttgtggacttggtgggttgaaggtctTGTTACCACACTCAATCTCTCCATACTCTAAACAACGTATGAGGAAGCCATTTTGTTCCACTGAGTTTATGCTGATTCATGGAGTAATCCCCATGGCCATGATTACTCATTCATTTACATATATTTATGTCACTGCATTTATTCATGGGGTTTTCCCAATGACCCATTCTCCCCTCCTTCCTGTCAACACTCATATTCCACCACTCACAATGTAAGTAATTTATAGTTTCTGGTTAATCTgctgacctgcatgtctttgggatgtgggaggaaactggaacaaccGGAGGAAACTTGTATGGTCACAGGGatatttgcaaactccacactgaaatGGCTGGAGGCTGGGATTGAACTAtatggcagcagctctatgaGCTGGGCCACAGTCCTGCCATGTATAAGAGTTCATGAATGCCATAGCCTAATGTTTAGCCATCTGAtcctcagagagtcatagagtcacaggcccttcggtccaacttatccacaccgaccaacatgtcccatctatacaagtcccacttgcctgcttttggcccatatccctccaaacctgtcctatccatgttcctgcctaaatgtttcttatacgTTGCAATTGCATctaccttaactacctcctccggcagctcgttccatacatcaccaccctttgtgtaaaaatgttacccttcaggttcccattaaatatctCTCCCCTTacattaaacctgtgtcctttggttctcgatttctATCCTCGAGCTTCACATGGACCACCTCCTACTGATTATTCTAACGCTCTCCGACCCTTCCACTCTTTTCGCTGCATCTGGTTGTCTAAACACCTCTGCTATTGCCAGACAGTGACAAATCTTCGGAAATAaattttctctcctccccctccccctccattcctttcTCAGACTTCAGAATTCGCAACTCTTTACCCTTTTGACTTTTGGCAGCatggtgcgcagcggtagagttgctgccttacggtgccagagaccctggtttgatcctgaccacgggtgatgtccatatggtgtttgtaccttctccccatgaccgcttgggttttctcccacacaccaaagatgtgtagatttttaggttaattggcttcggcaaaagattgtaaattgtccctcgtatgttggatagtgctagcatacgaGGTCGGCacagaatcagtgggccgaagggcctgtgtttgcactgtatttctaaactaaactgaactggactctCACCTATTTTTTCATCCCAGGCCTTTGTCCAATAATCTGCCTATCAAGAAACTTGATAGCGGCCCGATACCTATTACCGGCTATGatctgtcctgctcctcctcccttccagccTTCCTTCACACCGCGCACCACcagttatcagtctgaagaagtatcccaacCTGGAACAACACCTATCgagagatgttctccagagatgctgcctgacctattgaattaccccagtactttgtgtctttctttaggaAATTCTTTGATGTTAAAGGCAAGTTATTGATAAAGGTAGAGAATTATTCAAAGTTATAGCATGATATGGAATTAATTACTTCCTGAGAGAGATGGCAGGAAGTGAACAGTGATTTAATGCACTAACACAGAGTTACTGAAGTGCAGATTTGATCCAGTTTATCATGAAACACCATTCATTGTCAAATGTATCTTGTAAACATTTGTTGAGTTCCATACATTCGCAATGGCTCATTCTTGTTTCCGACCACTTTATTCTTATTATTCCAATTTATTATCCTTGAGAGAGAATGTCTTTCCCAGTAGCCAATGAGTAAGGGCACAGTCAACTCTTGCATTTAAAGAGATGATAATCTAGATgttaatccgtctgaagaagggtctcgacctgaaacgtcacctattcctttcctccagagatgctgtctgacccgctgagtttgggTCTGAATTCTCTTAATCTAGTAACAGTTGACTTCAATCTGACGCACTTCCATAAATTGAGTTCTGAAGGAAAGTCTTGCCATCGTAACAGATTTAACAATCAGCTTTTAATCAGGAATTATGTGGAGCTTATCACATTAATGTTCTTTTTCTCCTGATTTTCCAGTTTGAGTATTTTAACTTTTATGTTATCCTTCAAGCAAGTTGATCCACATGATTTTGGGTTGTGAACCTCCTCAGGATATCTACATTCATAGTTCAATGGTGGAACTCTCACTTCCGGGTCAGAGGTCACATGTGAGTTTGAGGTGACCTTTTTCCAAGGCCTTCTTGAGGTTGACTCGGTATACTTTACAACAAAGTCTCTTGGGGATTGTACCCCTAGAATGTCTTTAAAAAGTCAACAAATATCTACAGTGCTGGAATGTGAGGTATGGAAAAACTTACTTCTACGATCACATTTTAAAAAACGATTTTAAAGCTTCTTGATTAAAGCTGCATTGTTTAAAGTCATGCGCATATACGAGCGACTGCTggatgagaggggagaaaagaaGTCAATGACATCTTGTTCATATTCTCGAACCCAATATTCTTGAAATGCCTGCTTGACAATCAGGCAGAAATGATCCATCGATATGGTCAGATAGCCTGTCAGTTAACCCACTGGCAAACTTGCCAGTAAGCCAGGCTAACTCAAAGTAGGTTAGTTTTGTTGTCCTGCTTGGCCCTGTTATGGTCTTTCTGGGCTTCTGCAGTGCCCATGGTCGGTTCAGGTTGTAATGGTGCTAATGTGGACATCTCCAACTCCCTGCTCTGCTGTATGTATGCCAAGCTGATGGCAAACGTGCTACTGGAGGTGTTGTAGGCCGGGTCAACCTCTTTATTCCTCAGCCACATTTTGATGAAGGTTCTGAAGCCTTGCCCCACAAAAATATAGAGCAGGGGATCAAAGCAACTGTTCGCCACGGCCAGGCACAGCGTGGCCACCACGGACCTGCGGAGGATGTTCTCCAGGTCGCAGTTGTCAGGGTGATGTACCAGGAAGTGTAAGTGCACCGTCCTTTGTATGTGATAGGGGAGGAAGCAGATGAAAAACACCCCCAGGACCAATATGGTCATCGCCACGTCTCTCTTGACCCGTTTCGATTTGCAGTCGAACCTCACCAAGTGTCTTATCATCAGCACGTAGCAGATGACAATGACCGTGAGTGGGAGCAGCAATCCGACAATGAGAGCAAAATAATTCAATTGCACAATTCGAGTCCAGGAATCCACATGCACCGGCTCGAAACATTTGACTTTGCCGTTGAATGGTTGACTTCCGTTCAAAAGGAACGGAGCTGAAGACGCAAGCACAAACAGCCAGACGCTGACGCATGCTATAATGCAGCGGCGGAAGGTCAGCACACTTTGATGCATGGCCTGGTGGACTAGAGATAGATATCGAGACACACTGAGGCAGGTCAGGAAGAAAATACTGCAGTACATACTGACGTAGAAAAAATAGCTCGAGATCCTGCACAGAAAATCTCCGAACGGCCAGTTACCTTGTCTCAGGTAATACACCACACGCAAAGGTaggctgaggcagaagaggagGTCAGCAATGGCAAGGTTCATCAGATAGACAGTGCTGGCATTCTTTCTCTTGGCAATGCGACAGAACACAAAGAGAGCCAATATGTTGGAGAACAGACCAATGACAAACACAAGGCTATAGACCGCAGAGTAGACCATATACTTATACTGGTCGTTGGATTGGCAGGACTTGGTTGTGTTGGCATGTGACGCGTTGGCGGAACTTGCTTGAGGAGTTGTGTCGGTCAACATCTTCAGTATCTATAAGAAGACAAGAGATGTTGTGTTAGTTGTGTGCTCAAACATCAGCCAGTGATGGTTTGGTGACCAATTCACATGTTCAAGAGACAGGAGATGTTAAAACTGACTGACATTCCAGTTAGCAGGTCTTTCTATGGTAGGACACATTGGGCAGAGGCCCCATTTGCCCGATAACCTGGTTCAAAGATAACCGAGAACATAGGACTCGCAAAGCACAAGAATAGGCCGATCATTCCATCATATTAAGGCAATAgtatcaagagagtcaagagtgtgtaattgtcatatgtagcaacaacagaacaatgaaattcttccttacaGCAGTATGACAGACTTGCAgacacaatacacacagataacataataaaaagATTAACAAATTAATCACTCCAATACGAGTGCAAAAATAAATGCCATCcatggtgcaaccaaagacagtgttgtgtagtgttcaagagcatgatggttgttggggagaagctgttcttgaacctggtggtcatggtttacgGAAAATGACACTGAATAACGAGCTAGGCTTCTAGGCATAGACCAATAACTTTACGattaaaagacgcaaagtgctggtgaaactcagcagattaagcagcatctcttgggaatttagctaggtgacgttttggggtcaggacccttcttcagactgattgtggtgaaaatggagggaagggggggggggggagaaagctgaaagagaggcggcacggtggcgcagcggtagagttgctgccccacagcgtcaGAGCGCCAGGTTCAATGCTGTCTTAcgaagtttacacgttctccccgtgaccacatgggttttc
The genomic region above belongs to Rhinoraja longicauda isolate Sanriku21f chromosome 13, sRhiLon1.1, whole genome shotgun sequence and contains:
- the LOC144599160 gene encoding cysteinyl leukotriene receptor 1-like, producing the protein MLTDTTPQASSANASHANTTKSCQSNDQYKYMVYSAVYSLVFVIGLFSNILALFVFCRIAKRKNASTVYLMNLAIADLLFCLSLPLRVVYYLRQGNWPFGDFLCRISSYFFYVSMYCSIFFLTCLSVSRYLSLVHQAMHQSVLTFRRCIIACVSVWLFVLASSAPFLLNGSQPFNGKVKCFEPVHVDSWTRIVQLNYFALIVGLLLPLTVIVICYVLMIRHLVRFDCKSKRVKRDVAMTILVLGVFFICFLPYHIQRTVHLHFLVHHPDNCDLENILRRSVVATLCLAVANSCFDPLLYIFVGQGFRTFIKMWLRNKEVDPAYNTSSSTFAISLAYIQQSRELEMSTLAPLQPEPTMGTAEAQKDHNRAKQDNKTNLL